A single region of the Jaculus jaculus isolate mJacJac1 chromosome 15, mJacJac1.mat.Y.cur, whole genome shotgun sequence genome encodes:
- the Rnf152 gene encoding E3 ubiquitin-protein ligase RNF152 yields the protein METLSQDSPLECQICFNYYSPRRRPKLLDCKHTCCSVCLQQMRTSQKDVRCPWCRGITKLPPGFSVSQLPDDPEVLAVIAIPHTSEHTPVFIKLPSNGCYMLPLPMTKERTLLPGDMGCRLLPGNQQKSVTVVTIPAEQQPLQGGGPQEAVEEEPDRRGVVKSSTWSGVCTVILVACVLVFLLGIVLHNMSCISKRFTVISCG from the coding sequence ATGGAGACACTGTCCCAGGATTCCCCGTTGGAGTGTCAGATCTGTTTCAATTATTATAGCCCCCGGCGGAGGCCGAAGTTGCTGGATTGCAAACACACCTGCTGCTCTGTGTGCCTCCAGCAGATGAGGACAAGCCAGAAGGACGTGAGGTGCCCCTGGTGCCGTGGCATCACCAAGCTGCCCCCGGGCTTCTCTGTGTCACAGCTGCCTGATGACCCTGAGGTCCTGGCTGTCATTGCTATTCCGCACACATCCGAGCACACCCCAGTCTTCATCAAACTTCCCAGCAATGGGTGCTACATGCTGCCCCTGCCCATGACCAAGGAGCGCACGCTGCTGCCAGGAGACATGGGCTGCCGCCTGCTGCCCGGGAACCAGCAGAAGTCTGTCACAGTGGTGACCATCCCAGCTGAACAGCAGCCTCTGCAGGGCGGGGGTCCCCAGGAGGCTGTGGAGGAGGAGCCAGACAGACGGGGTGTGGTGAAAAGCTCTACCTGGTCCGGAGTATGCACTGTTATCTTGGTAGCCTGTGTCTTGGTCTTCCTCCTGGGCATCGTCCTCCACAACATGTCCTGCATTTCTAAGCGCTTCACTGTGATATCCTGTGGTTGA